One window of the Macaca thibetana thibetana isolate TM-01 chromosome 1, ASM2454274v1, whole genome shotgun sequence genome contains the following:
- the PLA2G2C gene encoding putative inactive group IIC secretory phospholipase A2, giving the protein MKVIAVLLLLLSCLAAPTHSSFWQFQRMVKHITGRSAFFSYYGYGCYCGLGGKGVPVDDTDRCCQAHDCCYEKLKESSCQPVLNGYQFHIVNGTVVCGCTLGPGASCHCGLKACECDKQSVHCFKESLPTYEKNFKQFSSRPRCGRRKPRC; this is encoded by the exons ATGAAGGTCATTgccgtcctcctcctcctcctctcctgct TGGCAGCCCCCACCCACAGCAGCTTCTGGCAGTTTCAGAGGATGGTCAAACACATCACGGGGCGGAGTGCCTTCTTCTCGTATTACGGATATGGCTGCTACTGTGGGCTTGGGGGCAAAGGGGTCCCCGTGGATGACACTGAcag ATGCTGCCAGGCACATGACTGTTGCTACGAGAAGCTGAAGGAGTCCAGCTGCCAGCCTGTGTTGAACGGCTACCAGTTCCACATCGTCAATGGCACAGTGGTGT GTGGATGCACCCTTGGTCCTGGTGCCAGCTGCCACTGCGGGCTGAAGGCCTGTGAATGTGACAAGCAATCCGTGCACTGCTTCAAAGAGAGCCTGCCTACCTATGAGAAAaacttcaagcagttctccagccGGCCCAGGTGTGGCAGACGTAAGCCCCGGTGCTAG